A single genomic interval of Planktothrix sp. FACHB-1365 harbors:
- a CDS encoding SH3 domain-containing protein: MRLIITHTTLLKLRPVDSSTLTESQKINFPLGSRLIIQDYEDYNSDHYKITLVASLGSGKDKSMVWYVYKPHATVVFSDREFATVNLSTDSKLNVRSAPYVDSNNVIYQIANHVDVELIECTYNQELWWLAKPLNDEKKAYGWISGKYLKLYTPEGCSA, from the coding sequence ATGCGATTAATTATTACCCATACCACTTTATTAAAATTACGTCCTGTGGATTCTTCTACCTTAACAGAATCCCAAAAAATTAATTTCCCTTTGGGAAGTCGCTTAATCATCCAAGATTATGAAGATTATAATTCAGATCATTACAAAATTACATTAGTCGCCTCTTTAGGAAGTGGAAAAGATAAAAGTATGGTTTGGTATGTGTATAAACCCCATGCTACTGTGGTTTTCTCGGATAGAGAATTCGCAACGGTTAATCTATCAACGGATAGTAAACTGAATGTTCGTTCCGCGCCTTATGTTGATTCTAATAATGTAATTTATCAAATTGCTAATCATGTTGATGTCGAATTAATTGAATGTACCTACAATCAAGAATTATGGTGGTTAGCGAAACCACTCAATGATGAGAAAAAAGCCTATGGTTGGATTTCGGGGAAATATTTAAAACTTTATACTCCAGAGGGATGTTCCGCTTGA